One window from the genome of Perca flavescens isolate YP-PL-M2 chromosome 17, PFLA_1.0, whole genome shotgun sequence encodes:
- the si:dkey-22n8.3 gene encoding mucin-17 isoform X1, whose product MAAAFVRRGIGLCCINRELCRVVWRRQTALFSSKPSDRQPPRRTHIKKAKPQPAVDVAKLLEQLFSQRRPGTAPPAGKARPAKASSVPTQPPSTSSVMVSTPNAPPLSKTEPTVSVFPAASSFKHVDADSLLYVTLSTTSGSSPSSTTPASLGSEAAAIECQTSAETIKTKVETATEPVELKPAKALPLSARTVEANAETSSFPAATREPIIETRIESRVEPRLSPAETPEVRAAVVEGPVEPTVDAPTEAVQTKRADSGVVDVSHTAKEEPLIETTIESPVEASRFPVETLETRADVVERPVEPTIDVIVDAAAQKVERKSPDLRAVDISHTATVEPVLETTVEPSLETSTSPLETLENRAALVECAVERTVDGPAQAVQTNSTDSGVVDVSQTTKEDPLIETTIESPVEASHFPVETLESRAALVECAVERTVDATVDAPAQAVQTNSTGPVNLLHTAEGERLIETTIKPSVEAGSSPLEALESRSAVAEGSVETTIEAEADTAPQAVQTNSTDSGPAEEEPLIETIEPAAEASCSSVSEGTIEPTIETEAADNLPRTALIKNAQESAPLPLKNESTVESRSESVAVEEGVSQSEEITFESVTLHVDQALVGSLKTDELLRTKSMLDEKAEKTFQELSVQTGIGADDKAAAETENSSKDESEILTDVLLHRDSLSEDLQEGGSGTLVKERLCHVPAVLSETRGTLKTSSASNPPVGAHGESLQTEEKAPETEAMTLESITSAKGKAEVGGLETDVLRETRNAVENEAVALAKEEKMKVTATIEDVAVFEDTEADILTLDSISEATDAIQAETAVKLEATFGPEQGPRQSPDALLFNQKVGQLDEATGQEAEKESGEQQANFLEAMSLKSLTLAEDEASVGTLENGSLSETTNYLEKESEIVAGEKRMEVDNMVASEETSEALKIESLSQSEAGILSEDLQTDALMDELLSSVSGHVTGLTEHVRADILDDLDPVQRLFLETIREYKNMRRLNGGLLEAEPDYEKSLSEETAKLQRLYGGGDLSSFPQFTFTEPNMDQDSK is encoded by the exons ATGGCCGCTGCATTTGTCAGAAGAGGAATAGGATTATGC tgtattaacagggagTTGTGCAGAGTGGTATGGAGGCGGCAAACTGCACTGTTCAGCTCCAAACCATCAGACAGACAACCCCCCCGCAGGACACACATCA AGAAAGCCAAGCCTCAGCCAGCGGTGGATGTCGCTAAACTCCTGGAGCAGCTCTTCTCCCAGCGCAGGCCGGGCACGGCGCCTCCTGCTGGTAAAG CTCGACCTGCCAAAGCCTCCTCCGTTCCTACCCAACCTCCTTCCACCTCCTcagtgatggtctccaccccaAATGCTCCTCCTTTGTCAAAGACTGAACCAACAGTGTCCGTCTTTCCTGCTGCTTCTAGTTTTAAACACGTTGATGCTGATAGTCTTTTGTATGTGACTCTTTCTACAACCTCAGGTTCCTCTCCAAGCAGCACAACACCGGCATCGTTAGGATCAGAAGCAGCGGCGATAGAATGCCAAACCTCGGCTGAAACAATAAAAACCAAAGTAGAAACGGCCACGGAGCCAGTTGAACTCAAACCTGCCAAAGCACTGCCCTTATCAGCCCGCACGGTGGAGGCCAACGCAGAGACATCATCTTTTCCAGCTGCTACACGAGAACCCATAATAGAAACTAGAATAGAATCACGAGTAGAGCCGCGCCTATCTCCTGCGGAAACACCAGAAGTTAGAGCTGCTGTTGTTGAAGGTCCCGTAGAGCCTACCGTAGATGCTCCAACTGAGGCAGTACAAACCAAACGCGCAGACTCAGGAGTGGTGGATGTCTCACACACTGCCAAAGAAGAACCCCTAATAGAAACTACAATAGAATCCCCAGTAGAAGCCAGCCGTTTTCCTGTGGAAACACTAGAAACTAGAGCCGACGTTGTAGAGCGTCCAGTAGAGCCTACGATAGACGTCATAGTAGATGCAGCAGCTCAGAAAGTAGAAAGAAAAAGCCCAGATTTAAGAGCGGTTGACATTTCACACACTGCAACAGTAGAACCTGTGTTAGAAACTACAGTTGAACCGTCACTAGAGACCAGCACCTCTCCTCTGGAAACACTAGAGAATAGAGCTGCTCTTGTTGAATGTGCAGTAGAGCGTACAGTAGACGGTCCAGCTCAAGCAGTACAAAccaacagcacagactcaggagTGGTTGATGTCTCACAAACTACCAAAGAAGACCCCCTAATAGAAACTACAATAGAATCCCCGGTAGAAGCCAGCCATTTTCCTGTGGAAACACTAGAGAGTAGAGCTGCTCTTGTCGAATGTGCAGTAGAGCGTACAGTAGATGCAACAGTAGATGCTCCAGCTCAAGCGGTACAAACCAACAGCACAGGTCCTGTTAATCTCTTGCACACTGCTGAAGGAGAACGCTTAATAGAAACTACAATAAAGCCATCAGTAGAGGCCGGCTCCTCTCCTCTGGAAGCACTAGAGAGCAGATCTGCTGTTGCTGAGGGGTCAGTAGAAACTACAATAGAGGCAGAAGCAGATACAGCACCTCAAGCAGTACAAAccaacagcacagactcaggtccTGCTGAAGAAGAACCTTTAATAGAAACCATAGAACCAGCAGCAGAGGCCAGCTGCTCTTCTGTTTCTGAAGGTACAATAGAGCCTACGATAGAAACTGAAGCCGCTGATAACCTCCCACGCACTGCCTTAATCAAAAATGCCCAAGAATCTGCGCCCTTGCCTTTGAAAAACGAATCTACAGTAGAATCACGCTCAGAAAGTGTcgctgtggaggagggagtGAGCCAGTCTGAAGAAATTACGTTCGAATCAGTAACGCTCCATGTAGACCAGGCTCTGGTAGGGTCTTTAAAAACCGATGAGCTCCTCCGAACAAAATCGATGCTCGatgaaaaggcagaaaaaacgTTTCAAGAGTTGTCAGTCCAGACGGGGATCGGAGCCGATGACAAAGCCGCAGCTGAAACGGAGAATTCAAGCAAAGACGAGAGCGAGATTTTAACTGACGTTCTTTTACATCGGGACTCTCTGTCTGAGGATCTTCAAGAAGGAGGAAGCGGCACTTTGGTGAAAGAGCGTCTCTGTCACGTTCCTGCGGTGCTTTCCGAAACTCGTGGCACGTTAAAAACCAGTTCAGCCTCCAATCCACCTGTAGGAGCACATGGAGAGTCTTTGCAGACGGAGGAGAAGGCACCCGAAACAGAAGCCATGACGCTGGAATCTATAACTTCAGCGAAAGGGAAGGCTGAAGTTGGAGGCCTTGAAACTGATGTACTGCGAGAAACGAGGAATGCAGTCGAGAACGAAGCTGTTGCACTAGCAAAAGAGGAGAAGATGAAAGTTACTGCCACAATAGAAGACGTTGCAGTTTTCGAGGACACAGAGGCTGACATTTTAACACTTGATTCTATCTCTGAAGCCACCGATGCAATACAAGCAGAAACAGCTGTTAAGCTGGAGGCCACGTTCGGTCCTGAGCAAGGACCGAGGCAGTCTCCTGACGCTTTACTTTTTAACCAAAAAGTGGGGCAACTGGATGAAGCGACTGGTCAGGAAGCAGAAAAGGAGTCCGGAGAGCAGCAAGCGAACTTCTTGGAGGCCATGAGTCTGAAGTCTTTGACCTTGGCTGAAGATGAGGCCTCCGTGGGAACTCTGGAAAATGGGTCTCTGAGCGAAACCACCAATTATCTGGAGAAAGAAAGTGAGATTGTTGCTGGAGAGAAGAGGATGGAGGTAGATAATATGGTGGCATCGGAAGAGACGTCTGAGGCTTTGAAGATCGAGTCTCTATCTCAGTCTGAAGCTGGCATTCTGTCTGAagatctgcagacagatgcacTGATGGATGAGCTACTCTCATCCGTTTCTGGACACGTGACAGGGTTAACGGAGCATGTAAGAGCTGATATTTTGGATG
- the si:dkey-22n8.3 gene encoding mucin-17 isoform X5, with protein sequence MQKAKPQPAVDVAKLLEQLFSQRRPGTAPPAGKARPAKASSVPTQPPSTSSVMVSTPNAPPLSKTEPTVSVFPAASSFKHVDADSLLYVTLSTTSGSSPSSTTPASLGSEAAAIECQTSAETIKTKVETATEPVELKPAKALPLSARTVEANAETSSFPAATREPIIETRIESRVEPRLSPAETPEVRAAVVEGPVEPTVDAPTEAVQTKRADSGVVDVSHTAKEEPLIETTIESPVEASRFPVETLETRADVVERPVEPTIDVIVDAAAQKVERKSPDLRAVDISHTATVEPVLETTVEPSLETSTSPLETLENRAALVECAVERTVDGPAQAVQTNSTDSGVVDVSQTTKEDPLIETTIESPVEASHFPVETLESRAALVECAVERTVDATVDAPAQAVQTNSTGPVNLLHTAEGERLIETTIKPSVEAGSSPLEALESRSAVAEGSVETTIEAEADTAPQAVQTNSTDSGPAEEEPLIETIEPAAEASCSSVSEGTIEPTIETEAADNLPRTALIKNAQESAPLPLKNESTVESRSESVAVEEGVSQSEEITFESVTLHVDQALVGSLKTDELLRTKSMLDEKAEKTFQELSVQTGIGADDKAAAETENSSKDESEILTDVLLHRDSLSEDLQEGGSGTLVKERLCHVPAVLSETRGTLKTSSASNPPVGAHGESLQTEEKAPETEAMTLESITSAKGKAEVGGLETDVLRETRNAVENEAVALAKEEKMKVTATIEDVAVFEDTEADILTLDSISEATDAIQAETAVKLEATFGPEQGPRQSPDALLFNQKVGQLDEATGQEAEKESGEQQANFLEAMSLKSLTLAEDEASVGTLENGSLSETTNYLEKESEIVAGEKRMEVDNMVASEETSEALKIESLSQSEAGILSEDLQTDALMDELLSSVSGHVTGLTEHVRADILDDLDPVQRLFLETIREYKNMRRLNGGLLEAEPDYEKSLSEETAKLQRLYGGGDLSSFPQFTFTEPNMDQDSK encoded by the exons ATGC AGAAAGCCAAGCCTCAGCCAGCGGTGGATGTCGCTAAACTCCTGGAGCAGCTCTTCTCCCAGCGCAGGCCGGGCACGGCGCCTCCTGCTGGTAAAG CTCGACCTGCCAAAGCCTCCTCCGTTCCTACCCAACCTCCTTCCACCTCCTcagtgatggtctccaccccaAATGCTCCTCCTTTGTCAAAGACTGAACCAACAGTGTCCGTCTTTCCTGCTGCTTCTAGTTTTAAACACGTTGATGCTGATAGTCTTTTGTATGTGACTCTTTCTACAACCTCAGGTTCCTCTCCAAGCAGCACAACACCGGCATCGTTAGGATCAGAAGCAGCGGCGATAGAATGCCAAACCTCGGCTGAAACAATAAAAACCAAAGTAGAAACGGCCACGGAGCCAGTTGAACTCAAACCTGCCAAAGCACTGCCCTTATCAGCCCGCACGGTGGAGGCCAACGCAGAGACATCATCTTTTCCAGCTGCTACACGAGAACCCATAATAGAAACTAGAATAGAATCACGAGTAGAGCCGCGCCTATCTCCTGCGGAAACACCAGAAGTTAGAGCTGCTGTTGTTGAAGGTCCCGTAGAGCCTACCGTAGATGCTCCAACTGAGGCAGTACAAACCAAACGCGCAGACTCAGGAGTGGTGGATGTCTCACACACTGCCAAAGAAGAACCCCTAATAGAAACTACAATAGAATCCCCAGTAGAAGCCAGCCGTTTTCCTGTGGAAACACTAGAAACTAGAGCCGACGTTGTAGAGCGTCCAGTAGAGCCTACGATAGACGTCATAGTAGATGCAGCAGCTCAGAAAGTAGAAAGAAAAAGCCCAGATTTAAGAGCGGTTGACATTTCACACACTGCAACAGTAGAACCTGTGTTAGAAACTACAGTTGAACCGTCACTAGAGACCAGCACCTCTCCTCTGGAAACACTAGAGAATAGAGCTGCTCTTGTTGAATGTGCAGTAGAGCGTACAGTAGACGGTCCAGCTCAAGCAGTACAAAccaacagcacagactcaggagTGGTTGATGTCTCACAAACTACCAAAGAAGACCCCCTAATAGAAACTACAATAGAATCCCCGGTAGAAGCCAGCCATTTTCCTGTGGAAACACTAGAGAGTAGAGCTGCTCTTGTCGAATGTGCAGTAGAGCGTACAGTAGATGCAACAGTAGATGCTCCAGCTCAAGCGGTACAAACCAACAGCACAGGTCCTGTTAATCTCTTGCACACTGCTGAAGGAGAACGCTTAATAGAAACTACAATAAAGCCATCAGTAGAGGCCGGCTCCTCTCCTCTGGAAGCACTAGAGAGCAGATCTGCTGTTGCTGAGGGGTCAGTAGAAACTACAATAGAGGCAGAAGCAGATACAGCACCTCAAGCAGTACAAAccaacagcacagactcaggtccTGCTGAAGAAGAACCTTTAATAGAAACCATAGAACCAGCAGCAGAGGCCAGCTGCTCTTCTGTTTCTGAAGGTACAATAGAGCCTACGATAGAAACTGAAGCCGCTGATAACCTCCCACGCACTGCCTTAATCAAAAATGCCCAAGAATCTGCGCCCTTGCCTTTGAAAAACGAATCTACAGTAGAATCACGCTCAGAAAGTGTcgctgtggaggagggagtGAGCCAGTCTGAAGAAATTACGTTCGAATCAGTAACGCTCCATGTAGACCAGGCTCTGGTAGGGTCTTTAAAAACCGATGAGCTCCTCCGAACAAAATCGATGCTCGatgaaaaggcagaaaaaacgTTTCAAGAGTTGTCAGTCCAGACGGGGATCGGAGCCGATGACAAAGCCGCAGCTGAAACGGAGAATTCAAGCAAAGACGAGAGCGAGATTTTAACTGACGTTCTTTTACATCGGGACTCTCTGTCTGAGGATCTTCAAGAAGGAGGAAGCGGCACTTTGGTGAAAGAGCGTCTCTGTCACGTTCCTGCGGTGCTTTCCGAAACTCGTGGCACGTTAAAAACCAGTTCAGCCTCCAATCCACCTGTAGGAGCACATGGAGAGTCTTTGCAGACGGAGGAGAAGGCACCCGAAACAGAAGCCATGACGCTGGAATCTATAACTTCAGCGAAAGGGAAGGCTGAAGTTGGAGGCCTTGAAACTGATGTACTGCGAGAAACGAGGAATGCAGTCGAGAACGAAGCTGTTGCACTAGCAAAAGAGGAGAAGATGAAAGTTACTGCCACAATAGAAGACGTTGCAGTTTTCGAGGACACAGAGGCTGACATTTTAACACTTGATTCTATCTCTGAAGCCACCGATGCAATACAAGCAGAAACAGCTGTTAAGCTGGAGGCCACGTTCGGTCCTGAGCAAGGACCGAGGCAGTCTCCTGACGCTTTACTTTTTAACCAAAAAGTGGGGCAACTGGATGAAGCGACTGGTCAGGAAGCAGAAAAGGAGTCCGGAGAGCAGCAAGCGAACTTCTTGGAGGCCATGAGTCTGAAGTCTTTGACCTTGGCTGAAGATGAGGCCTCCGTGGGAACTCTGGAAAATGGGTCTCTGAGCGAAACCACCAATTATCTGGAGAAAGAAAGTGAGATTGTTGCTGGAGAGAAGAGGATGGAGGTAGATAATATGGTGGCATCGGAAGAGACGTCTGAGGCTTTGAAGATCGAGTCTCTATCTCAGTCTGAAGCTGGCATTCTGTCTGAagatctgcagacagatgcacTGATGGATGAGCTACTCTCATCCGTTTCTGGACACGTGACAGGGTTAACGGAGCATGTAAGAGCTGATATTTTGGATG
- the si:dkey-22n8.3 gene encoding mucin-17 isoform X4 has protein sequence MAAAFVRRGIGLCCINRELCRVVWRRQTALFSSKPSDRQPPRRTHIKKAKPQPAVDVAKLLEQLFSQRRPGTAPPAGKARPAKASSVPTQPPSTSSVMVSTPNAPPLSKTEPTVSVFPAASSFKHVDADSLLYVTLSTTSGSSPSSTTPASLGSEAAAIECQTSAETIKTKVETATEPVELKPAKALPLSARTVEANAETSSFPAATREPIIETRIESRVEPRLSPAETPEVRAAVVEGPVEPTVDAPTEAVQTKRADSGVVDVSHTAKEEPLIETTIESPVEASRFPVETLETRADVVERPVEPTIDVIVDAAAQKVERKSPDLRAVDISHTATVEPVLETTVEPSLETSTSPLETLENRAALVECAVERTVDGPAQAVQTNSTDSGVVDVSQTTKEDPLIETTIESPVEASHFPVETLESRAALVECAVERTVDATVDAPAQAVQTNSTGPVNLLHTAEGERLIETTIKPSVEAGSSPLEALESRSAVAEGSVETTIEAEADTAPQAVQTNSTDSGPAEEEPLIETIEPAAEASCSSVSEGTIEPTIETEAADNLPRTALIKNAQESAPLPLKNESTVESRSESVAVEEGVSQSEEITFESVTLHVDQALVGSLKTDELLRTKSMLDEKAEKTFQELSVQTGIGADDKAAAETENSSKDESEILTDVLLHRDSLSEDLQEGGSGTLVKERLCHVPAVLSETRGTLKTSSASNPPVGAHGESLQTEEKAPETEAMTLESITSAKGKAEVGGLETDVLRETRNAVENEAVALAKEEKMKVTATIEDVAVFEDTEADILTLDSISEATDAIQAETAVKLEATFGPEQGPRQSPDALLFNQKVGQLDEATGQEAEKESGEQQANFLEAMSLKSLTLAEDEASVGTLENGSLSETTNYLEKESEIVAGEKRMEVDNMVASEETSEALKIESLSQSEAGILSEDLQTDALMDELLSSVSGHVTGLTEHVRADILDATVASGSVDVVDTATAVTATAVTCDYPASPALKEEPLEEDQAQAEAFLVD, from the exons ATGGCCGCTGCATTTGTCAGAAGAGGAATAGGATTATGC tgtattaacagggagTTGTGCAGAGTGGTATGGAGGCGGCAAACTGCACTGTTCAGCTCCAAACCATCAGACAGACAACCCCCCCGCAGGACACACATCA AGAAAGCCAAGCCTCAGCCAGCGGTGGATGTCGCTAAACTCCTGGAGCAGCTCTTCTCCCAGCGCAGGCCGGGCACGGCGCCTCCTGCTGGTAAAG CTCGACCTGCCAAAGCCTCCTCCGTTCCTACCCAACCTCCTTCCACCTCCTcagtgatggtctccaccccaAATGCTCCTCCTTTGTCAAAGACTGAACCAACAGTGTCCGTCTTTCCTGCTGCTTCTAGTTTTAAACACGTTGATGCTGATAGTCTTTTGTATGTGACTCTTTCTACAACCTCAGGTTCCTCTCCAAGCAGCACAACACCGGCATCGTTAGGATCAGAAGCAGCGGCGATAGAATGCCAAACCTCGGCTGAAACAATAAAAACCAAAGTAGAAACGGCCACGGAGCCAGTTGAACTCAAACCTGCCAAAGCACTGCCCTTATCAGCCCGCACGGTGGAGGCCAACGCAGAGACATCATCTTTTCCAGCTGCTACACGAGAACCCATAATAGAAACTAGAATAGAATCACGAGTAGAGCCGCGCCTATCTCCTGCGGAAACACCAGAAGTTAGAGCTGCTGTTGTTGAAGGTCCCGTAGAGCCTACCGTAGATGCTCCAACTGAGGCAGTACAAACCAAACGCGCAGACTCAGGAGTGGTGGATGTCTCACACACTGCCAAAGAAGAACCCCTAATAGAAACTACAATAGAATCCCCAGTAGAAGCCAGCCGTTTTCCTGTGGAAACACTAGAAACTAGAGCCGACGTTGTAGAGCGTCCAGTAGAGCCTACGATAGACGTCATAGTAGATGCAGCAGCTCAGAAAGTAGAAAGAAAAAGCCCAGATTTAAGAGCGGTTGACATTTCACACACTGCAACAGTAGAACCTGTGTTAGAAACTACAGTTGAACCGTCACTAGAGACCAGCACCTCTCCTCTGGAAACACTAGAGAATAGAGCTGCTCTTGTTGAATGTGCAGTAGAGCGTACAGTAGACGGTCCAGCTCAAGCAGTACAAAccaacagcacagactcaggagTGGTTGATGTCTCACAAACTACCAAAGAAGACCCCCTAATAGAAACTACAATAGAATCCCCGGTAGAAGCCAGCCATTTTCCTGTGGAAACACTAGAGAGTAGAGCTGCTCTTGTCGAATGTGCAGTAGAGCGTACAGTAGATGCAACAGTAGATGCTCCAGCTCAAGCGGTACAAACCAACAGCACAGGTCCTGTTAATCTCTTGCACACTGCTGAAGGAGAACGCTTAATAGAAACTACAATAAAGCCATCAGTAGAGGCCGGCTCCTCTCCTCTGGAAGCACTAGAGAGCAGATCTGCTGTTGCTGAGGGGTCAGTAGAAACTACAATAGAGGCAGAAGCAGATACAGCACCTCAAGCAGTACAAAccaacagcacagactcaggtccTGCTGAAGAAGAACCTTTAATAGAAACCATAGAACCAGCAGCAGAGGCCAGCTGCTCTTCTGTTTCTGAAGGTACAATAGAGCCTACGATAGAAACTGAAGCCGCTGATAACCTCCCACGCACTGCCTTAATCAAAAATGCCCAAGAATCTGCGCCCTTGCCTTTGAAAAACGAATCTACAGTAGAATCACGCTCAGAAAGTGTcgctgtggaggagggagtGAGCCAGTCTGAAGAAATTACGTTCGAATCAGTAACGCTCCATGTAGACCAGGCTCTGGTAGGGTCTTTAAAAACCGATGAGCTCCTCCGAACAAAATCGATGCTCGatgaaaaggcagaaaaaacgTTTCAAGAGTTGTCAGTCCAGACGGGGATCGGAGCCGATGACAAAGCCGCAGCTGAAACGGAGAATTCAAGCAAAGACGAGAGCGAGATTTTAACTGACGTTCTTTTACATCGGGACTCTCTGTCTGAGGATCTTCAAGAAGGAGGAAGCGGCACTTTGGTGAAAGAGCGTCTCTGTCACGTTCCTGCGGTGCTTTCCGAAACTCGTGGCACGTTAAAAACCAGTTCAGCCTCCAATCCACCTGTAGGAGCACATGGAGAGTCTTTGCAGACGGAGGAGAAGGCACCCGAAACAGAAGCCATGACGCTGGAATCTATAACTTCAGCGAAAGGGAAGGCTGAAGTTGGAGGCCTTGAAACTGATGTACTGCGAGAAACGAGGAATGCAGTCGAGAACGAAGCTGTTGCACTAGCAAAAGAGGAGAAGATGAAAGTTACTGCCACAATAGAAGACGTTGCAGTTTTCGAGGACACAGAGGCTGACATTTTAACACTTGATTCTATCTCTGAAGCCACCGATGCAATACAAGCAGAAACAGCTGTTAAGCTGGAGGCCACGTTCGGTCCTGAGCAAGGACCGAGGCAGTCTCCTGACGCTTTACTTTTTAACCAAAAAGTGGGGCAACTGGATGAAGCGACTGGTCAGGAAGCAGAAAAGGAGTCCGGAGAGCAGCAAGCGAACTTCTTGGAGGCCATGAGTCTGAAGTCTTTGACCTTGGCTGAAGATGAGGCCTCCGTGGGAACTCTGGAAAATGGGTCTCTGAGCGAAACCACCAATTATCTGGAGAAAGAAAGTGAGATTGTTGCTGGAGAGAAGAGGATGGAGGTAGATAATATGGTGGCATCGGAAGAGACGTCTGAGGCTTTGAAGATCGAGTCTCTATCTCAGTCTGAAGCTGGCATTCTGTCTGAagatctgcagacagatgcacTGATGGATGAGCTACTCTCATCCGTTTCTGGACACGTGACAGGGTTAACGGAGCATGTAAGAGCTGATATTTTGGATG